The genomic region AGATTATGTTAAGCTTAAGATTACTTATAGAAATGACAAGTCGCACGATATAGGTTTACTGCCATATGTAGAGAAAGAGAAACCAGGCCTACGACTTGAGGAAGATACACGTTGGGGGCCGTATGTGTCGTGGTTAGAATTTGGTCTTTGGGAGAACGATTTGTTGCCTAGAATTATAAAACTTAGAAAGTGTAAAACTTTAACAAAATATTATATCGTACAAAGAAAGGATATACCCCATAAAGGCGATTTATCTAAGTGTATTGGCGTTCTATTTAGTTACTTGGATGATTTAAAAGGTTACGATTATTTAATTAATAGTGAAAGGGACGTTGTCATACCTGCAAATCCTAACGATATGATAAATTTCCTTTATAAACTGAAAACATATAATTTAGGGTTTATAGATATCAGCTATTAAAATGTTGTGTTGCTGTTCACAGATTATTATTGCCAAATAACAAAACCCCCGCCATTTTATGACGGGGGTTTTGCATTTACTCGGGCCGGCAATCAGCCGGCCTGTTTTATCTGGCCTTCTTTAAGCTTCTCCCTATCCAGGAAAGTGTCTAAGAGTTGAACGATCTGCTTGCGCTCCTTGGCAGGCAGCTTCTCCAATTGGCTCACCCTGCGCCATAGCCGGTTGTCGCGGGTTTTGGGCGCCGCCTTCAATTTATCCAGGCCCATCAATTGGTCTACGGTCACGCCCAGGGCTTTTGAAAGTCTTGGCAGCAGGTGGGCCGGTATGTGCTTGGTCTGTTTCTCGTAGTAGGCGATCACCCGCTGCGGGATGTCAGTCTCGGCCTGCAGATCCCGCTGGGAAAAACCGGCTTCCCGGCGCAGCCTGGCCAGCC from candidate division TA06 bacterium harbors:
- a CDS encoding helix-turn-helix transcriptional regulator; the encoded protein is MPKREAHLNIPEETFGTRLARLRREAGFSQRDLQAETDIPQRVIAYYEKQTKHIPAHLLPRLSKALGVTVDQLMGLDKLKAAPKTRDNRLWRRVSQLEKLPAKERKQIVQLLDTFLDREKLKEGQIKQAG